The following are encoded together in the Salvia hispanica cultivar TCC Black 2014 chromosome 6, UniMelb_Shisp_WGS_1.0, whole genome shotgun sequence genome:
- the LOC125192688 gene encoding uncharacterized protein LOC125192688: MVASFTRVDTLELKDVIYQKIGHERADKYFDQLKRFLSLKLSKVEFNRSCVQTIGRENVCLHNRLIRSIAQNACQARIPPQKARKIEGMSVKVANGYQRNSLQSLYGDAFPHSPRKCRSPVSRDRKLRDRPSPLGPLGRSPSLTCEETVTRTQEQQSGTELQSLCSRPPVNVVSVEDGEEVEQCAESPDGGRWWSNVTAPFGVSVGPREAAGCSYKDGEACENRGELPDTVSLRRRLQKRLASEGVGISLECADVINNSLNVFLKRIIEPCVSIASNKAAMSGRSKNVSSVLDFRVAMESNPRLLGPDWPVQLEKICHHASKE, from the coding sequence ATGGTGGCGAGTTTTACTCGTGTGGACACGCTCGAGCTGAAAGATGTTATCTATCAGAAGATTGGACACGAAAGAGCGGATAAGTACTTTGATCAGCTGAAGAGATTTTTAAGTTTGAAGCTTAGCAAAGTCGAGTTTAACAGGAGCTGCGTGCAGACGATTGGGAGGGAGAACGTTTGTCTTCACAACAGGCTTATCCGATCCATTGCCCAAAACGCGTGTCAAGCTAGGATCCCACCTCAGAAAGCTCGAAAAATTGAAGGAATGAGTGTCAAGGTTGCAAATGGTTACCAGAGGAACAGTCTGCAATCGTTGTATGGTGATGCTTTCCCCCACTCGCCTCGCAAATGTAGATCTCCTGTCAGCAGAGATCGCAAGTTGAGGGATCGCCCAAGCCCTCTGGGCCCGCTGGGTAGGAGCCCTAGTCTCACGTGTGAAGAGACAGTCACGAGGACTCAAGAACAGCAGAGTGGAACAGAGTTGCAATCCCTCTGCAGCAGACCTCCAGTCAATGTCGTTTCAGTGGAAGACGGGGAGGAGGTTGAGCAATGTGCTGAAAGCCCCGATGGTGGGAGGTGGTGGAGCAATGTCACTGCTCCTTTTGGCGTCTCAGTTGGTCCGCGTGAGGCTGCTGGTTGTAGCTATAAGGACGGTGAGGCTTGTGAAAATCGGGGGGAGTTGCCTGATACTGTGTCTTTAAGGAGACGTTTGCAGAAGAGGCTGGCATCGGAGGGAGTCGGGATCTCTCTGGAATGTGCAGACGTGATAAACAACAGCTTGAATGTATTCTTGAAGCGAATAATCGAGCCATGTGTGTCGATTGCTTCAAACAAGGCAGCTATGTCTGGTAGATCTAAGAATGTGAGTAGTGTGCTGGATTTCCGGGTTGCGATGGAATCAAACCCTCGTCTGCTCGGGCCGGATTGGCCCGTCCAGCTCGAGAAGATCTGCCACCACGCCTCCAAGGAGTAA
- the LOC125192689 gene encoding PXMP2/4 family protein 4-like, which translates to MAASLSKITILRLQCSHHSSKTTLNHTITDHPSPPPLNAASWLHRRPARFPRFQHHHRKPNHSEPPTAPSSLQQLRLVRWYLQSIKSRPIATKSATAALIYTAADITSQTIVGGIEQRYELVRTLRMGGYGMVILGPSLHYWYNLMSAVFPKHDVLSTLKKIGLGQAVYGPAMTVVFFSVNAALQGENAGEIVARLRRDLVPTMMNGVMYWPVCDFVTFKFIPVHLQPLVVNSFSYLWTIYMTYMASLNKASGVQ; encoded by the exons ATGGCCGCCTCATTATCCAAAATCACCATCCTCAGACTTCAATGCTCACACCACTCATCCAAAACTACACTAAACCACACAATCACCGATCAtccatcgccgccgccgctcaACGCCGCCAGCTGGCTCCATCGCCGCCCCGCACGCTTCCCCCGCTTCCAACACCATCACCGGAAACCTAACCACTCGGAGCCTCCAACTGCACCGTCTTCCCTCCAGCAACTCCGCCTGGTCCGCTGGTACCTCCAATCGATCAAATCACGCCCGATCGCCACCAAAAGCGCCACCGCCGCCCTCATCTACACCGCCGCCGATATCACCTCCCAG ACGATTGTGGGGGGAATCGAGCAACGGTATGAATTGGTGAGAACTCTGCGCATGGGCGGTTACGGCATGGTGATATTGGGGCCGTCGCTGCATTACTGGTACAATCTGATGTCGGCGGTTTTCCCGAAGCACGATGTGTTATCGACGCTGAAGAAGATCGGTTTGGGGCAGGCTGTGTACGGACCTGCCATGACTGTTGTCTTCTTCTCTGTGAACGCTGCTCTTCAAG GTGAAAATGCTGGGGAGATTGTTGCTAGATTGAGACGAGATTTGGTTCCTACGATGATGAATGGGGTAATGTATTGGCCGGTTTGCGACTTCGTCACCTTCAAATTCATCCCTGTTCATTTACAG CCATTGGTGGTCAACTCCTTCTCCTACCTATGGACTATTTACATGACTTACATGGCAAGCCTAAACAAAGCCAGCGGCGTACAATAG